The Lysobacter gummosus sequence GCGCGCTGCCCTTGGCGCCGACGCTGCGCAGGCGCTCGCCGCTGTCGGCGTCGTAGACGGCCAGGCTGTGGGTGGACTTGGCGCTGGCGATCAGCCAGGTCGAGCCGTCTTCGCCGGGCCAGGTGGCGAGCGAGTCGAGTTCGTCCTGCGGATTTTCCTTGGAGACGAAGCGCTCCGGCACGATCCGCAGCCCGGCCGGACCCGGACTGGCGGTGCGGGTTTCCGATTCCAGGACCGGGTGGGCGGCGCAGGCGGACAGCAGCAGGCTGGCGAGGACGGCGGCGACGAGGCGGCTATTCATCGGCACAAGTGTATGCGGGCCCGATGGCAACGGGGTGGCGGCCGCATGCGCTTTGAGCACTCGGTCGGGTCCGGGGCTGGGCTAAATAATAAATCGCTATATGCGGATGAAGCGATTGACACGCCCCGCGGCCGTGGGCAGACTACGCCCATCCATCGAGACCGGCAGAGGGACAGGCCCTTTGAAGCCGGGGCAACCCAAGGCGGCGCAAGCCGCGTGAAGGTGCCAATTCCTGCGGCCCGCCCTGGAGGCGTTGGTCGGAAGATGGTTGCGAACACGCGCAGCGATGCGCGTGCGCGACTTGCGAACTCGGTGGCCCCGTTCACTTCGGATGACCGCCATGAGCTTCGCCCCCAGCACCGCCGCCTTCGATCGCGCCGACAGCTTCGTCTCTTATTCCGCCGCCGCCGCGCCGGTCGCTTTCGAGCGCACCGCCAGCGCGCGTGCCGCGGCGACGCGCGGCGAAGTGCGCATCGAACTGGAGCTGCGCTATTCCGGCCGCCGCGCGCTGACCTTGCGCTACGAAACCCAGGGCGATGCTTCGTTGCCGGCGCTGTTCGTCGCCGGTGGAATCTCGGCGCACAAGCATCTGGCGCCCAGCCGTGAGTTCGGCGAGCAGGGTTGGTGGGAGTGCCAGGTCGGCGCCGGCCGCTCGCTGGACCCGACCCGCTATCACCTGGTGTCGTTCGACTGGATCGGCGCCGACGGCTCGCTCGACATCGTGCTCGATCCGGCCGACCAGGCCGACGCCATCGCCGCGCTGCTCGACGCGCTGCGCATCGAACGCCTGCAGGCTTTCGTCGGTTACTCCTACGGCGCGATGGTCGGCCTGCAGTTCGCTTCGCGTCATCCGACCCGCGTCGGCGAACTGGTCTCGATCAGCGGCACCCACCGCGCCCATCCCTACGCCGCCGCCTGGCGCGCGCTGCAGCGCCGCGCGGTCGCGCTGGGCGCGCTGCAGTGCGACGAAAGCCAGGGCCTGGCGCTGGCGCGCGAACTGGCCGTGCTGAGCTATCGCACGCCGGAAGAATTCGTCGAGCGCTTCGGCGCCGCGCAAGTGGTCGACGGCCGCGTGCGCGTCGCCGCCGAGGACTACCTCGACCATTGCGGCAACAAGTACGTCGCCCGCACCCCGCCGACCGCGTTCCTGCGCTTGTCGGAATCGATCGACCTGCAGCAGGTCGATCCGGCCAGCGTGCGCATTCCGGTGACTGTGGTCGCGGTGACCGAAGACCGCCTGATTCCGCTGGGCGAGTCCTACGACCTGATCGAGCGGCTGCGCGGCGAAACCCGCCTGCGCGTGCTGCGCTCGATCTACGGCCACGACGCCTGCCTGAAAGAACAATCCCAGATCGACACCATTCTTCGCGAAGCGTTGGCCGACTGTACGTCGGTGGCCGCATGAGCAATCACACCTACGGAGCGGCCTACGTGAGCATCGATTCGACCCCGACCAGCACCCGCAATCCCTGTACCGCCGCAGTGCGCGCCGGCATCGACCGCGACGCCGCTCACGGCGCCGTCACCCCGCCGATCGTGCTGTCGTCCAACTTCAGCTTCGCCGGTTTCGACCAGAAGCGTCAGTACGACTACACCCGCAGCGGCAACCCCA is a genomic window containing:
- the metX gene encoding homoserine O-succinyltransferase MetX, with the translated sequence MSFAPSTAAFDRADSFVSYSAAAAPVAFERTASARAAATRGEVRIELELRYSGRRALTLRYETQGDASLPALFVAGGISAHKHLAPSREFGEQGWWECQVGAGRSLDPTRYHLVSFDWIGADGSLDIVLDPADQADAIAALLDALRIERLQAFVGYSYGAMVGLQFASRHPTRVGELVSISGTHRAHPYAAAWRALQRRAVALGALQCDESQGLALARELAVLSYRTPEEFVERFGAAQVVDGRVRVAAEDYLDHCGNKYVARTPPTAFLRLSESIDLQQVDPASVRIPVTVVAVTEDRLIPLGESYDLIERLRGETRLRVLRSIYGHDACLKEQSQIDTILREALADCTSVAA